The nucleotide window TTCAGAGATCGATGATATCACCATTACGCATTCAGCTCATAGCCGAAAAGGATTTGCTCTCGGTGCCGTAGTAGCAGCAGAATTCCTGAAAGATAAAAAAGGAATTTTTACGATGAAAGAGGTGTTGGGTTTGTAAAACATATATTGGCAGAATTGGAAACGCGCTACTTTGTAGGGCGTTTTTATTTTTATTGAAATGATGTTAAGCATAAGACAGTGTTTTGTTAAAGAGCATGGAGGTAAGGCCACTTTAACTTAGCATAAAGTATTTGTACATTTTATTTGTTACATGTACACAAAAACAAGACTAACCCTTACCGTTGTAGCATTGCTACTTCTACCGTATTTGCTAATAGCTCAACACAAAGACAGCGGGTTTAAAACCAAAAAAGAACGCATACCGCATAAGGCGGCCATTCGCTCGGCCATTTTGCCCGGCTGGGGACAGGTGTATAATAGAAAAGCATGGAAGGTGCCGGTTGTTTACAGCGCATTGGGTTTCACCGGCGGTTTGTTGATCTCTTATCTTAACTGGTACAAAAAATTTCAGACAGGCGTTAGGGTTGGTAATTATTTAATGAGTGATGGCAGTTATCGCAAAGATTCAACCGGTTATTTCGCATTGGATCGGGTAGTAAAGTTATATCTGGGTAATGGGCAGGGACTTGAAACGTTAAAAAGTATTCGGGATGATTCAAGGAAGAATATGGTTTATTCGGGTATATACTTTCTAGTTGCCTGGGGGTTGAATGTCGTAGATGCAACGGTTGATGCCCATTTAAGTCGTTTTGATGTATCAGACGATCTTACATTCGGTATACGACCTTCTATTGATATAGCTTCGCGTACTGCAGGTTTGAGTGTAGTGCTGAAAACAAATAACTGATCTATCCAAAACCAAGACTAATGAATGCAATAGAAGATTTAAGCATAGAAAAAGAAATTTTGCCTTTGTTCGATTTTACTGTAAATCATTTTGCAAAAGAACAACTACACGAACTTTTCCGGAAACCGCTGAATTCTGTTGTCAGTATACTGGAGCGGCAAGATATTGTAAAAGGATTTATGACTAATGAGGGCGTGTTAGCCAACTACTCTTACTCGAAGTCGGATTTTTATGAAGTATATGAATTTCTGCATAGCCAGGATAAAGCAGGTCATGCTAATGTACTTTTGCTTAGGATAGGTTTTTCTAAACGAGATACGGGCCGCGCGCGGTCAGCATTGATTCAGCTGGTTACATTGTTCAGAGAAATTGAAGTGTACTATGTAAAGAAGTTGGATACAAAACCTTTCCCCGAAGCTTATAAGACAGAACTTAGAAAACTATATGATTTTTTTACTTCATTTAATCTGAACTATTATGAAGGGCGGATAAAGGAAGACTCTTTTGAGAAAAAAGATCAGAAAGCTTTAGCCCGGATTATTGGGGAGAAGCAGAAGAATGGTGAGATAGAACGCTTTTTTAAACACTTTGCCGTTTTCGAGGCGTATGTATCAATTAGTAAATCTGTATTGAAATATGGATTTTGTTTCCCTGTTTTTGAAGAGCGGGGCCTGGTACTTAAAGGTGTTTATCACCCTCTTTTGATAAACCCTGTGAAGAATGATTTTTCTGGAAAGAATAACGTTTTGTTGCTAACGGGTCCTAATATGTCAGGGAAATCTACCTTTTTAAAAGCAATTGGTATTTGTGTTTACCTGGCACATGTCGGTATGGCTGTTCCTGCAACTGCAGTGCAAACGCCGTTCTACAATTTGATTACGGTCTCTATCAATCATTACGACGATATGATGAATGGTTACAGCCATTTTATGCTGGAAATAGTAAGATTGAAGGAGGTCGTAGAAAAGGCAATCGCAGGTGTAAGATGTTTTGCCATTTTCGACGAACTTTTTAAAGGCACCAATATCGAAGATGCTATTGAGGTTAGTAAAGCTACAATCAATGGACTAGCCCGGTTTAAACCTTCTTCATTCTTAATTTCAACTCATTTACACCAGCTTAAAGATGTAGAGGCTATAGCGGAAAACAACATTGATACCTGCTATGTTGATTGCGCAGTAAACAATGGAATTCCTGTTTTCACCTATCAGGTAAAACCAGGCTGGTCTGATCTTAAAATTGGCCAGCTTCTTTTTGCAAAAGAAGGACTGTACGATCTTTTGCAAACAACTACTACTAAAAATGTTGTCAGGCGCGGCTTTCTACCTCGCTCGCCAAATCCCTGAAAGCTTTTTTACTCACTTCATCATCACTTACCATTACCGGGATGCCGATATCCCCGCCTTCGCGGATACTTTGCACCAGAGGTATTTCTCCCAGGAAGGGCAATTCGTATTGTTCGGCCAGCTTTTGAGCACCCTTTTTGCCGAAAATGTAATATTTATTATCAGGTAGTTCGGCCGGTGTGAAGTAGCTCATGTTTTCTACCAGTCCCAGTATTCTTGCATTTAATTGGGCCTGGCCGAACATGGCAATACCTTTTTTAGCATCCGCAAGCGCTACATCCTGCGGGGTGCTTACAATCACAACGCCCGAAACTTTGATCATTTGAAGCAGGGTAAGGTGTATGTCTCCGGTGCCTGGAGGCATGTCTACGATCAGGTAATCCAGGTTCCCCCAGTCGACGTCGGTAACAAACTGGCGGATAGCGCTGCTGGCCATGGGGCCGCGCCACACCACGGCCTTGCTTTCATCTACTAATAATCCAATGCTCAGGAGCCGGATACCAAATCGTTCCAGCGGAACAATGACTCCTTTGCCATTTACATCTTTCATTAAGGGACGCTCTCCGCGTACGCCAAACATAATGGGAACGCTGGGGCCATAAATATCTGCATCCATGAGGCCTACTTTGGCGCCGGATTCTGCCAGTGCCAGTGCCAGGTTGGCGGATACCGTGCTTTTGCCTACACCGCCCTTACCACTTATCACCGCAATTACCTTTTTTACGCCCGAAAGGGGCGCGTTTTGCTCCTGCTCATAAACGGTATCTGCCACAGGCTTATTTTGAAATGCTACTTTTATGATCGCGTCTTTATTAACCTGTTCTTTAATAGCTTTAATGGCTTCACTCTTAAGCTTTAACCTGAGGTCCGCATCGTTGGTGTCAACAATAAGGCTAAATGAAATATAATACTTTTCGATAGTCAGATCCTGTACAATACCTGCGCTTACAATATCTTTTTCATTGCCAGTATGATATACTGTTTTTAACGCATCCAATACTTTTTCCTTCGTCATTATTAAAGCTTATGTTAAATTCAAATATAAATGCCAAAGTTAAACACCTATGCAGCCAAATTGTTGTCTTTATTAAAAATCATGTACTTAATTTTGGCGCAGTGAAGAAGATATTGTTTTTAGTTAGCTTTTTAATGGGGGTAACCGCGGCAAGCGCGCAATTTGAAAAAGCCCGTGATTCTGTGGTTCAGCTTTTTGGGGTGATCATGACTGCTGATAGCCTGGAAGCAATTCCTGCCGTGAGCGTAACCGTAAAAGGAACCAAAAGAGGAACCATCACTAATAATGAGGGCGTTTTTTCAATTGCAGTACTAAAAGGCGATGTGATCGAATTTTCGCACGTCAGCTTTCTGCCTGGTTCGGTCCATGTTCCCGATACTTTAAAAGGCAGCCAATATAGCATTGTAAAAACCCTGGTACAGGATACTGCATTTCTGCCTGTAGCAATTATCAGGCCCCGGCCAACACCGGAGCAGTTTGCCAGGGATTTCGTTAACGTCCCCATTGCGGAAGATGAATTGGAGATACTCCGGAAGGCCAATACCCCCGAAGCCAGAAGAGCGTATTTAGCCAAATTGCCGCAGGATGGCCGGGAAATGACCAACCGGCAATTGAATAACGTATTTCAACGCGCCCGTTACCAGGGACAGATACCGCCTATGAATATATTCAGCCCGGCAGCCTGGGCCGAATTTATCAACGCCTGGAAGCGGGGGGATTTTAAGCGGAAATAAGGTGAAGGGGAATAGTGAGTAGTTAATAGGCAGTGGATAATAGATAACTCCCGGCGGGAAATTATTATTATCCCGTATTCCCTATACATCTCGTATCTAATATCTGGTATCTAATATCTGGTATCTAATATCCCGCATCCCGTTACAATTCCTTCAATACTTTCTTGATCAGGTCTTCCAAAGCGAGTTCAGGTTCTGCCTGCAGTAGTTTCGACAGGTTTTGTTCTGCCTGTTGGCGGTTGATGCCCAGTGCCAGCAGCGCTTCGAGCGCATCTTGCTTTACAGAAGATACGGTTGATTTACCTGGTGTTATTACAATATCTGTATGCTGTTTGCCTATTTTGTCCTTGAGCTCTAAAACAGCTCTTTCCGCTGTTTTCTTGCCGATGCCTTTGATCCGCTCCAGTGCTTTACTGTCTTCATGTAAAATAGCGGAACTTACTTCTTCCGGCTTCATATAAGACAGGATCAGGCGAGCCGTATTGGCCCCGATACCCGAGACACTTATTAATAATAAAAATATGTCCTTTTCCTGTATATCGCTAAATCCGTAAAGGAGATGCGCATCTTCTTTTATAATAACATGTGTATACAATAAGCCTTTTTCCTGGTTTTGTATTTTCGAATAGGTATTAAGGCTGATGTTAACCTCGTATCCGATGCCGCCAATATCTACGATCGTGGCTGATGGTGTAATATTTACAAATGTTCCTTTTAAATAGCTGATCATTTGTCAAATATCAAATTTCAAATCATAAATCACAAATCATAAATTCCACTACCTTTGGCGTCCCCGAAGGAGTACTTCGGCAAAATATTTTTAAGAAAGCAATGGCGAACAAAATTACAGCGGCAATCACAGCGGTTAACGGCTATGTTCCAGAAGATAAACTAACAAATTTCGATCTTGAAAAAATAGTGGAGACCAACGATGAGTGGATACGTACCCGGACTGGTATCGAGGAAAGAAGGATATTGAAAGGTGAAGGAAAAGGGGTAAGTGAAATGATTGTGCCTGCTGTGAAGGGATTGCTGGAAAAGCGTGGCATTGATGCTACCGAAGTAGATTGTATTATCGTTGCAACCGTAACGCCGGATATGGTGTTCCCGGCAACAGCGAATCTCGTAGCTCATAAAGTAGGCGCAGTTAATGCTTTCGGGTATGATGTGTCTGCGGCATGTTCAGGTTTTTTGTACGCGCTTACGCAGGGGACGGCCCTGATTGAAAGCGGTCGTTACAAAAAAGTAATAGTTGTAGGCGCCGATAAAATGAGCGCCATTGTTGATTATACAGACAGAACTACCTGTATTATTTTCGGGGACGGTGCCGGCGCGGCCCTGTTAGAGCCCAACGAGGAAGGATTGGGTATAAAAGACAGCCTGTTGAAAAGTGACGGGAGCGGAGCTCAGTACTTAAGGATGAAGGCTGGTGGCAGCGCTTATCCTGCCAGCGCCGAAACAGTAGCCAACCGGGAGCATTACGCTTACCAGGAAGGGCAGACTGTATTTAAGTTTGCCGTAAAAGGAATGGCTGATGTAAGTGCAGAGCTTCTGGAAAGAAACAACTTAACCGGTAATGATATTGCCTGGCTGGTACCGCACCAGGCCAACCTGCGTATTATTGATGCGACAGCCAATCGTATTGGTTTGCCTAAAGAAAAGGTAATGATCAATATCCAAAAATATGGCAATACCACGGCAGCTACTATTCCTTTGTGCTTGTGGGAGTGGGAAAGCCGGTTGAAAAAAGGCGATAAGCTGGTACTTGCGGCCTTCGGTGGCGGATTTACCTGGGGTGCTACACTTATTGACTGGGCATATTAAAGCCAATGTTTGTAGTTTAAGGTTCCGGGTTATTTAATTATCACTCATTATTCATTACTTATTACTTACTCTTTGTCATCTGATATAAAAATACGCCCTGCGGAAGCGCCTGATTGTTCACGCATTTTAGAATTGGTGCGGGAGTTGGCCGAGTATGAAAAGGCTCCGGCGGAAGTTACGGTAAGCCTGGACCATTTTTCGGAAAGTGGGTTTGGAGCCAATCCTGTTTGGTGGGGCTTTGTAGCCGAATACGAGGGCAGGATAGTAGCCTTCGCTTTATATTATATAAGGTTTTCTACCTGGAAAGGCCAGGCTATGTACCTCGAGGATATATTGGTTACCGAAGAGATGAGAGGGAAAGGAATAGGAAAGCTGTTATTCGAGGCATTGATTGACGAAGCCCGTAAAAAAGGACTCAGGAGAATGTGCTGGCAGGTGTTGGACTGGAACGAGCCTGCTATCAATTTTTACAAAAAATATAATGCGTCATTTGACGGTGAATGGGTCAACTGCGCCATCGATATTTAAAAAGTAAAACCTCCTGCTCGCAGGAGGTTTTTTTCTATAAGCAGTGTAAAACAAAGTACTAGAATGAATATACTGCAGCCACCAGGACAGATGCAGCACTTTTGGTATCGCTACCATCATTTTTCTTAAATATAGGGTCTTTGGCGCTATCGATCCTGAACTCAGGAATAATAGCCAGACCGCTAACCGGTTTGATGTTAAACGATAAGGTAGCCTGTGTTATTGAAGTTCCCTTGGGATCTACATCTCCATAGGTTCCAAAAACAAGACCTTTATCTTTATCGTCAAAATATTCACCTCTTAGTGTGATGCCAAATTTTTCAGTTGGGTCA belongs to Niabella yanshanensis and includes:
- a CDS encoding GNAT family N-acetyltransferase gives rise to the protein MSSDIKIRPAEAPDCSRILELVRELAEYEKAPAEVTVSLDHFSESGFGANPVWWGFVAEYEGRIVAFALYYIRFSTWKGQAMYLEDILVTEEMRGKGIGKLLFEALIDEARKKGLRRMCWQVLDWNEPAINFYKKYNASFDGEWVNCAIDI
- a CDS encoding MutS-related protein → MNAIEDLSIEKEILPLFDFTVNHFAKEQLHELFRKPLNSVVSILERQDIVKGFMTNEGVLANYSYSKSDFYEVYEFLHSQDKAGHANVLLLRIGFSKRDTGRARSALIQLVTLFREIEVYYVKKLDTKPFPEAYKTELRKLYDFFTSFNLNYYEGRIKEDSFEKKDQKALARIIGEKQKNGEIERFFKHFAVFEAYVSISKSVLKYGFCFPVFEERGLVLKGVYHPLLINPVKNDFSGKNNVLLLTGPNMSGKSTFLKAIGICVYLAHVGMAVPATAVQTPFYNLITVSINHYDDMMNGYSHFMLEIVRLKEVVEKAIAGVRCFAIFDELFKGTNIEDAIEVSKATINGLARFKPSSFLISTHLHQLKDVEAIAENNIDTCYVDCAVNNGIPVFTYQVKPGWSDLKIGQLLFAKEGLYDLLQTTTTKNVVRRGFLPRSPNP
- a CDS encoding beta-ketoacyl-ACP synthase III; its protein translation is MANKITAAITAVNGYVPEDKLTNFDLEKIVETNDEWIRTRTGIEERRILKGEGKGVSEMIVPAVKGLLEKRGIDATEVDCIIVATVTPDMVFPATANLVAHKVGAVNAFGYDVSAACSGFLYALTQGTALIESGRYKKVIVVGADKMSAIVDYTDRTTCIIFGDGAGAALLEPNEEGLGIKDSLLKSDGSGAQYLRMKAGGSAYPASAETVANREHYAYQEGQTVFKFAVKGMADVSAELLERNNLTGNDIAWLVPHQANLRIIDATANRIGLPKEKVMINIQKYGNTTAATIPLCLWEWESRLKKGDKLVLAAFGGGFTWGATLIDWAY
- a CDS encoding DUF5683 domain-containing protein, whose translation is MYTKTRLTLTVVALLLLPYLLIAQHKDSGFKTKKERIPHKAAIRSAILPGWGQVYNRKAWKVPVVYSALGFTGGLLISYLNWYKKFQTGVRVGNYLMSDGSYRKDSTGYFALDRVVKLYLGNGQGLETLKSIRDDSRKNMVYSGIYFLVAWGLNVVDATVDAHLSRFDVSDDLTFGIRPSIDIASRTAGLSVVLKTNN
- a CDS encoding Mrp/NBP35 family ATP-binding protein, whose translation is MTKEKVLDALKTVYHTGNEKDIVSAGIVQDLTIEKYYISFSLIVDTNDADLRLKLKSEAIKAIKEQVNKDAIIKVAFQNKPVADTVYEQEQNAPLSGVKKVIAVISGKGGVGKSTVSANLALALAESGAKVGLMDADIYGPSVPIMFGVRGERPLMKDVNGKGVIVPLERFGIRLLSIGLLVDESKAVVWRGPMASSAIRQFVTDVDWGNLDYLIVDMPPGTGDIHLTLLQMIKVSGVVIVSTPQDVALADAKKGIAMFGQAQLNARILGLVENMSYFTPAELPDNKYYIFGKKGAQKLAEQYELPFLGEIPLVQSIREGGDIGIPVMVSDDEVSKKAFRDLASEVESRA
- the ruvA gene encoding Holliday junction branch migration protein RuvA, which encodes MISYLKGTFVNITPSATIVDIGGIGYEVNISLNTYSKIQNQEKGLLYTHVIIKEDAHLLYGFSDIQEKDIFLLLISVSGIGANTARLILSYMKPEEVSSAILHEDSKALERIKGIGKKTAERAVLELKDKIGKQHTDIVITPGKSTVSSVKQDALEALLALGINRQQAEQNLSKLLQAEPELALEDLIKKVLKEL
- a CDS encoding carboxypeptidase-like regulatory domain-containing protein — protein: MKKILFLVSFLMGVTAASAQFEKARDSVVQLFGVIMTADSLEAIPAVSVTVKGTKRGTITNNEGVFSIAVLKGDVIEFSHVSFLPGSVHVPDTLKGSQYSIVKTLVQDTAFLPVAIIRPRPTPEQFARDFVNVPIAEDELEILRKANTPEARRAYLAKLPQDGREMTNRQLNNVFQRARYQGQIPPMNIFSPAAWAEFINAWKRGDFKRK